The following proteins are co-located in the Microbulbifer sp. VAAF005 genome:
- a CDS encoding type I restriction endonuclease subunit R, with translation MYYRGNGLHSSTEIPRRIRRKDPRPGPVVQSGLVVFTPAEANAARSGRQDQVVLTEILRRELGKRTFYFAGKEQPLSQKSIDHLIGIVCSPALNKGPLAANEELYNHLLYGISVTEFVDGKKATPTIALIDWHTIENNHFAFTEEFSVTRASGVETRRPDMVCFVNGIPLVVIEAKRPDGKKGPSIDEGISQSLRNQRHDEIPQLFAYSQLLLSVNGDEGRYGTCNTPAKFWAAWREEDIADGEMLAIKNRPLSSEQIQTLFKQRSPADLDWYQTLIAGGELALGGQDRLLISLLSPQRLLEMVRYFTLFDKKAGKIIARYQQVFGIKRLLERIAQRGNDGAREGGVIWHTTGSGKSFTMVFLSKALIFQPSLKQSRLVIVTDRVDLERQLSNTFASGGELAGKKDKEAAMATSGKRLAQQIGSGNERIIFSLVQKFTGATALPECRNDSADLIVLIDEGHRSQGGENHIRMRQALPNAAFVAFTGTPLLKDDKTTNKFGPIVHAYTMQRAVEDRTVTPLLYEERIPDLNVNERAIDRWFERIKVGLSEEQQADLKRKFARKGEIYTADDRIRLIATDIATHFVKNIDAGLKGQLACDSKAAAIQYKKYLDEAQQHWPEAQKFESAVVISAPDTREGNEAVDESSMPEVVKWWKDNVGSQNEQHYTQGVIERFDKDDTLKLLIVVDKLLTGFDEPKNTVLYIDKPLKEHNLIQAIARVNRLHPDKKFGLLIDYRGILAELDTTLQKYQDLAARTQGGYDIDDIAGLYSPMSSEYKRLPLLYKDLWSIFAGVKNKQDTEQLRQVIVPKTEQRNGELVDVNLKVREDFYEALTDFTTCLKVALQSATFFEDKSFSDSDRKHYKQTVKQFALLRQWALQQTEKSVDYDQYAAQVKNLLDKHVVGVEILQPEGKYEVNKMGKAERPEDWGEDKTRNETDIIKTRVTRMIEQELRDDPYAQEAFSKLLLQAIEEAEKLFDHPHKQYLLFEALEAQVKARNLDEIPNAFADNRHAQAYFGVFKKNLPEVFAVGDSQIQDKWIKLAFEIDTIVTQSVMEHSISPQNIEKDIHKKLMPKLFLECKSIGSGMVQAKKMVEMILQITRVGLSGD, from the coding sequence ATGTATTACCGTGGAAATGGATTACACAGCAGTACCGAAATTCCAAGAAGAATACGCCGCAAAGATCCCCGCCCTGGCCCTGTTGTGCAATCTGGGCTGGTCGTTTTTACCCCCGCCGAGGCCAATGCGGCCCGTAGTGGGCGCCAGGATCAGGTGGTGCTCACGGAGATACTGCGCCGGGAGCTGGGCAAACGGACCTTTTATTTCGCAGGTAAAGAGCAACCGCTCTCGCAAAAATCCATCGACCACCTGATTGGCATCGTGTGCAGCCCAGCGCTGAACAAAGGACCACTTGCGGCCAACGAAGAGCTGTACAACCACCTGCTCTACGGCATTTCGGTCACCGAATTTGTCGATGGCAAAAAAGCCACCCCCACGATAGCCCTGATCGACTGGCACACCATCGAAAACAATCACTTTGCCTTTACCGAGGAATTCAGCGTAACCCGTGCCAGCGGCGTAGAGACCCGCCGCCCGGATATGGTGTGTTTCGTCAACGGAATCCCCCTGGTAGTGATCGAGGCCAAACGCCCGGATGGCAAGAAGGGCCCCTCTATCGACGAGGGTATCTCCCAGAGTCTGCGCAACCAGCGCCACGATGAAATCCCGCAACTGTTCGCCTACAGCCAGTTGTTGTTGTCGGTGAACGGCGACGAGGGCCGCTACGGCACCTGTAATACCCCGGCAAAATTCTGGGCGGCCTGGCGCGAGGAAGATATTGCCGATGGGGAAATGCTGGCGATCAAAAACCGCCCCCTTTCCAGCGAACAAATCCAAACCCTATTTAAACAGCGCTCCCCGGCGGACCTGGACTGGTACCAGACCCTGATCGCCGGCGGCGAGCTGGCCCTGGGCGGCCAGGATCGGTTGTTAATCAGCTTGCTATCGCCCCAGCGGCTACTGGAGATGGTCCGTTACTTTACCCTGTTCGATAAAAAGGCCGGCAAAATCATCGCCCGCTACCAGCAGGTATTCGGTATCAAACGACTGTTGGAGCGCATTGCCCAACGCGGCAATGACGGCGCGCGGGAAGGCGGCGTGATCTGGCATACCACCGGCTCGGGCAAATCCTTCACCATGGTATTTTTAAGCAAGGCGCTGATCTTCCAGCCGAGCCTCAAACAGAGCCGCCTGGTTATTGTCACCGACCGGGTAGATCTGGAGCGCCAGCTCAGCAATACCTTTGCCAGCGGTGGAGAACTGGCGGGCAAGAAAGATAAGGAAGCGGCCATGGCTACTTCCGGCAAGCGTTTGGCCCAGCAGATTGGCAGCGGCAATGAGCGCATTATCTTCTCGCTGGTGCAAAAATTTACCGGCGCCACTGCCCTGCCGGAGTGTCGCAACGACAGTGCCGACTTGATTGTGCTGATCGACGAGGGCCACCGCAGCCAGGGCGGCGAAAACCATATCCGTATGCGCCAGGCCCTGCCCAATGCCGCCTTTGTCGCCTTTACCGGCACGCCCCTATTGAAAGACGATAAGACCACCAATAAATTCGGCCCCATAGTCCACGCCTATACCATGCAGCGGGCGGTGGAGGATCGCACCGTAACCCCACTGTTGTACGAAGAACGTATCCCTGACCTGAATGTTAACGAACGCGCAATTGACCGCTGGTTTGAGCGCATTAAGGTGGGGTTAAGCGAGGAGCAGCAGGCAGATCTGAAACGCAAGTTTGCCCGCAAAGGGGAGATTTACACCGCCGACGACCGCATTCGACTGATTGCCACAGATATCGCCACCCACTTTGTTAAAAACATCGATGCGGGCTTAAAAGGCCAGCTGGCCTGTGACAGCAAGGCCGCCGCCATCCAATATAAAAAGTACCTGGATGAGGCCCAGCAGCACTGGCCAGAGGCGCAGAAATTTGAGTCGGCGGTAGTGATCAGTGCACCAGATACCCGCGAGGGCAACGAAGCGGTGGATGAGTCCTCCATGCCGGAGGTGGTGAAGTGGTGGAAGGACAATGTGGGCTCGCAAAATGAGCAACACTACACCCAGGGAGTGATTGAGCGCTTCGATAAAGACGATACCCTGAAACTGCTGATTGTAGTGGACAAGCTGCTAACCGGATTCGATGAGCCCAAGAATACGGTGCTGTATATCGATAAACCACTCAAGGAACACAACCTGATCCAGGCGATCGCGCGGGTCAATCGCCTGCACCCGGATAAAAAGTTTGGCCTGCTGATCGATTACCGGGGCATCCTGGCAGAGCTGGATACCACCCTGCAGAAATACCAGGATTTGGCCGCGCGCACCCAGGGCGGTTACGACATCGACGATATTGCCGGGCTCTATAGCCCCATGAGCAGCGAGTACAAGCGCCTGCCCCTGCTGTATAAAGATCTTTGGAGCATTTTCGCCGGCGTAAAAAACAAGCAGGACACCGAGCAACTGCGCCAGGTGATAGTGCCAAAAACTGAACAGCGCAACGGTGAGCTGGTCGATGTGAACCTAAAAGTGCGCGAGGACTTCTACGAGGCTCTCACCGACTTCACTACCTGCTTGAAAGTAGCCCTGCAATCAGCCACCTTCTTCGAAGATAAAAGCTTTAGCGATAGTGACCGCAAGCACTACAAACAGACGGTTAAACAATTTGCCCTTTTGCGCCAATGGGCGCTACAACAAACCGAAAAGTCTGTGGACTACGACCAGTATGCGGCCCAGGTAAAAAACCTGCTGGATAAACATGTGGTGGGCGTGGAAATCTTACAGCCCGAGGGTAAATACGAAGTCAATAAAATGGGCAAGGCGGAGCGGCCTGAAGATTGGGGAGAGGACAAAACCCGCAACGAAACCGATATTATCAAAACCCGCGTCACCCGCATGATCGAACAGGAGTTGCGCGACGACCCCTATGCCCAGGAAGCCTTTTCCAAGTTATTGCTGCAAGCGATTGAGGAGGCGGAAAAACTGTTCGATCACCCACACAAGCAGTACTTACTGTTCGAAGCTTTGGAAGCACAGGTAAAAGCCCGCAACCTGGATGAAATACCCAATGCCTTTGCCGATAATCGCCACGCCCAGGCCTATTTTGGTGTATTCAAAAAAAACCTGCCGGAGGTTTTCGCGGTAGGCGATAGCCAGATACAGGATAAGTGGATCAAACTGGCCTTCGAGATCGATACGATTGTTACCCAGTCCGTAATGGAACACTCCATCAGCCCGCAAAATATTGAGAAGGATATCCATAAAAAACTGATGCCCAAATTATTTCTGGAGTGTAAATCCATCGGCAGTGGTATGGTGCAGGCCAAGAAAATGGTGGAGATGATCCTACAGATCACCCGCGTTGGTTTAAGCGGAGACTAA
- a CDS encoding McrC family protein, with protein MIQVREYATLHNDLAGPSSLDRARVSAQTLAWLRELGQSQGSHFIRDSGAHRVKLGSYVGFLQSPTGEAIEILPKTHRQPPSAQRSRQLLQKMLAISLGITPRNAGPADLQQQPLPLHEWIFSQFLQALSRLLKRGLRSDYQRRAEESRFIRGRLNLARQAQQTPDRATWFHIEHDIFSPQIRENRLLKSALEITLKLCATADNWRLANSFNHQMAAVPASPAPLAELPKWRSDRLMQSYEAIKPWCRLILQNLNASFTQGEHRGIALLFPMERLFENYVAHSLQQTLPPSSHLRTQASGQYLLKHRPEGTETDSRWFQLRPDLLLESNTMEKGRPQVSVMDTKWKLLNSRASSNEKYKLSQADLYQLFAYGNYYMDGRGHMALIFPAHGDFCQPLPRFSFSDNLHLWALPFNLHSQQLVAGDWQAYFPSLLHSPETETLLSQ; from the coding sequence ATGATCCAGGTCCGCGAGTACGCCACTCTACACAATGACCTCGCCGGCCCCTCCAGTCTGGATCGGGCGCGAGTCTCAGCACAAACCCTGGCATGGCTGCGGGAACTGGGGCAGAGCCAGGGCAGTCATTTTATTCGGGATAGCGGTGCCCACAGAGTCAAACTGGGCAGCTATGTGGGGTTTCTGCAGAGCCCCACTGGGGAAGCTATCGAAATTCTGCCGAAAACCCACCGGCAACCACCCTCAGCGCAGCGGAGCCGGCAACTGTTGCAGAAAATGCTCGCTATCAGCCTGGGTATTACCCCCCGCAATGCCGGCCCGGCTGATTTGCAGCAGCAACCGCTGCCCCTGCACGAGTGGATTTTTTCACAGTTCTTGCAAGCCCTGAGCCGACTGTTAAAACGCGGGCTGCGCAGTGACTACCAGCGCCGGGCGGAAGAGAGCCGATTTATTCGTGGCCGTCTCAACCTAGCCCGGCAGGCACAACAAACGCCGGACAGGGCTACCTGGTTCCATATTGAGCACGATATTTTCAGCCCTCAAATCCGTGAAAACCGTCTGCTCAAAAGCGCCCTGGAAATTACCCTAAAGCTCTGCGCCACTGCCGATAACTGGCGCTTGGCCAATAGCTTTAATCACCAGATGGCGGCGGTGCCGGCAAGCCCGGCGCCACTGGCCGAACTGCCAAAATGGCGCTCGGACCGGTTGATGCAAAGCTATGAGGCAATCAAACCCTGGTGCCGTTTAATTTTACAAAACCTCAACGCCAGTTTTACCCAAGGCGAGCATCGCGGTATCGCCCTGCTCTTCCCCATGGAGCGGTTATTTGAAAATTATGTGGCGCACAGCCTGCAACAAACATTACCGCCCAGCAGCCACCTTCGCACCCAGGCAAGCGGCCAATACCTGTTAAAGCACAGGCCCGAGGGCACAGAAACTGATAGCCGCTGGTTTCAACTGCGCCCGGATTTGTTGCTGGAAAGTAACACCATGGAAAAAGGTCGACCACAAGTATCCGTGATGGATACCAAGTGGAAATTATTAAATAGCCGCGCCAGCAGCAACGAGAAATACAAACTGAGCCAAGCTGATCTCTACCAGCTCTTTGCCTACGGCAACTATTACATGGATGGCCGGGGCCATATGGCGCTGATCTTTCCCGCCCACGGGGATTTTTGCCAACCCCTGCCGCGCTTTAGTTTTTCCGACAACCTACATCTTTGGGCGCTGCCTTTTAATCTGCATAGCCAACAATTGGTGGCCGGAGACTGGCAAGCGTATTTTCCCAGCTTGCTCCACAGCCCGGAAACAGAGACACTTTTATCCCAATAA
- a CDS encoding AAA family ATPase: MRERYDALQAEKRIVFTTFHQSFAYEDFIEGIRAESSDNGQLNYSVHDGVFKELCESADAKVTRQSGEQIDLNGRRFWKMSLGNTLEDNDDIYQECLENNYVLLGYGESIDFSRCTSRDSVRKQFETANSLEIQQSDYPITAVHNFRNTLQVGDLVVISDGNRKFRAIAEITGDYQRLETDERTGYQQARPVKWHRQYEPSLPREQLFKKALSQMTLYELRPSTIDIDKLAELLAPQDISEPQQKPLVLIIDEINRGNISRIFGELITLLEPAKRKGAEDAREVILPYSKKTFAVPPNVYVIGTMNTADKSLAQLDLALRRRFSFVEMPPNPELLAGTQVYGIDIGELLATLNQRIEALLDRDHLIGHSYFLPLCGLPLEERESKLASIFQQQILPLLQEYFFDDWQRIGWVLNDPAKHPHHRFIIEGGQQQLNELFPADIASQINERRFSLNTEAFIQPDAYRGILPPAAATTSPKSQALEEAESEVAE, from the coding sequence GTGAGAGAGCGCTACGACGCTCTACAGGCAGAAAAGCGCATAGTTTTTACCACCTTTCACCAGAGCTTTGCCTACGAAGATTTTATTGAAGGTATCCGCGCGGAGAGTAGTGACAACGGGCAACTAAATTACTCCGTTCACGACGGTGTATTTAAGGAGTTATGCGAGTCCGCCGATGCCAAAGTTACCCGCCAGAGCGGCGAGCAGATTGACCTTAATGGCCGCCGTTTTTGGAAAATGTCCTTGGGCAATACCCTGGAGGACAACGACGATATTTATCAGGAGTGCCTGGAAAATAATTATGTCTTGTTGGGCTATGGCGAGAGTATCGATTTTTCTCGCTGTACTAGCCGCGATTCCGTGCGCAAACAGTTTGAGACGGCCAATAGCCTAGAAATTCAGCAATCTGACTATCCCATCACTGCTGTACATAACTTCCGCAATACCCTTCAGGTTGGGGATTTGGTGGTTATTTCCGATGGCAACCGCAAGTTTCGCGCAATTGCGGAAATCACCGGCGACTACCAACGTCTGGAAACCGATGAGCGCACCGGATACCAGCAGGCGCGCCCGGTAAAATGGCACCGGCAGTACGAACCCAGCTTACCCCGTGAGCAACTGTTTAAAAAAGCACTCTCACAAATGACACTTTACGAGCTGCGTCCTTCCACCATTGATATAGACAAACTCGCAGAGCTGTTGGCCCCACAGGATATTAGTGAGCCACAGCAAAAGCCATTGGTTTTGATTATCGACGAAATCAATCGCGGAAATATTTCGCGGATTTTTGGTGAACTGATCACCCTGCTGGAACCTGCCAAGCGCAAGGGTGCTGAGGATGCCCGCGAAGTGATACTGCCTTACTCCAAAAAAACCTTCGCTGTGCCGCCCAATGTGTACGTAATCGGCACCATGAACACCGCCGATAAATCCCTGGCTCAACTGGACCTGGCCCTGCGCCGCCGCTTTAGCTTTGTAGAAATGCCACCCAATCCCGAGTTATTGGCGGGCACCCAGGTTTACGGTATCGATATCGGTGAGCTGCTCGCAACCCTAAACCAGCGTATTGAGGCACTATTGGATCGGGATCACCTGATCGGCCATAGCTACTTTTTGCCCCTGTGCGGCCTCCCTTTAGAAGAGCGTGAGAGCAAGCTGGCCTCTATTTTCCAGCAACAAATATTGCCATTGTTACAGGAATACTTTTTCGATGACTGGCAGCGCATCGGCTGGGTACTGAATGACCCGGCGAAACATCCGCACCACCGCTTTATTATTGAGGGTGGCCAACAGCAATTAAACGAATTATTCCCTGCGGATATCGCCAGCCAAATCAATGAGCGGCGCTTTTCCCTCAATACAGAGGCCTTTATCCAGCCGGATGCCTATCGCGGCATACTGCCCCCTGCGGCTGCCACTACATCACCGAAGTCGCAAGCGTTGGAAGAAGCCGAGAGCGAAGTAGCGGAATGA
- a CDS encoding UPF0149 family protein, whose product MTFSETLDLDTPISEADLEFIEDVLLKYGNDDSVLDICELDGFLTALVSGPEMIPPSRWFSEIWGGPGNEPEWESEEEMQRFMALLFQLMNSNAMVLTEAPEEFQALFNEANKEGEPSFIFPGEWCFGYMQGVDLGQWPSLPAELDTQLQAIALHAREEHFDYLGGLTKAEYQQTVTQIEPAARALHNYWLQQRAPEPATAPHRADPKTGRNDPCPCGSGKKFKRCCLH is encoded by the coding sequence ATGACATTTAGTGAAACCCTCGATCTCGATACCCCCATCAGTGAAGCCGATCTGGAATTTATTGAGGACGTGCTGCTCAAATACGGCAACGACGACTCGGTGCTGGATATCTGCGAACTGGACGGTTTTCTCACCGCCCTGGTGTCCGGCCCGGAGATGATTCCCCCCAGCCGCTGGTTCTCCGAAATCTGGGGCGGCCCTGGCAACGAACCGGAGTGGGAGTCCGAGGAGGAGATGCAGCGCTTTATGGCGCTGCTATTCCAGCTGATGAACAGTAATGCCATGGTGCTAACGGAAGCCCCCGAAGAGTTCCAAGCCCTATTCAATGAGGCCAATAAAGAGGGCGAGCCCTCTTTTATCTTCCCTGGGGAATGGTGTTTCGGCTATATGCAGGGTGTGGACCTGGGCCAATGGCCCAGCCTGCCCGCAGAACTCGACACCCAACTGCAAGCCATCGCCCTGCACGCCCGCGAGGAACATTTCGATTACCTAGGGGGCTTGACGAAGGCCGAGTATCAGCAGACCGTTACCCAAATAGAACCCGCCGCCCGCGCCCTGCACAACTACTGGCTGCAACAGCGCGCCCCGGAGCCTGCAACAGCCCCCCATCGAGCCGACCCCAAAACCGGCCGCAACGACCCCTGCCCCTGTGGCAGCGGTAAAAAATTTAAACGCTGCTGTTTGCATTGA
- a CDS encoding restriction endonuclease subunit S, whose protein sequence is MVPKGWEVKALAEIVKEKISYGIVQAGPHDPNGVPYIKSSDVRGVIKPAELQRTSSQIHNKYRRSAVHPGDIVFSLRGNIGESAIVPQNLPEANLTQGTARISVSNEHSNKFYFYQLATEKLLNRINALSKGSTFKEISLEELRKVKVLCAPLSEQKKIAQILSTWDKAIDTSEKLLANSRQQKKILMQQLLTGKKRLRDKNGVRFSGEWRPTTIGEISHCFSGGTPSRKKDEYYGGSIPWITSGKLNDRFVTSTSEFITEAGLLNSSAKTITKNTILVAMYGATAGRVAINLLESATINQAILAINLKAGISNSFFFHLLERKMVEAINLVQGGQPNLNASIIKNLRIRIPILEEQEKIAATLSSADREIETLQQKLDCLKQEKKALMQQLLTGKRRVQVEEVQ, encoded by the coding sequence ATGGTGCCTAAGGGGTGGGAAGTAAAAGCTTTAGCAGAAATTGTTAAAGAGAAAATATCATATGGCATTGTTCAAGCTGGCCCACATGACCCTAATGGGGTCCCCTATATTAAAAGCTCTGATGTACGTGGCGTAATAAAGCCAGCAGAGCTGCAGAGAACCAGCAGCCAAATACACAATAAGTATCGCCGGTCTGCAGTTCACCCTGGGGATATTGTATTTTCACTTCGTGGAAATATTGGCGAATCTGCTATCGTGCCCCAGAATTTACCTGAAGCCAATTTAACTCAAGGCACTGCTCGCATATCAGTGTCCAATGAACATTCCAATAAATTTTACTTCTACCAGCTCGCGACAGAAAAATTACTGAATCGAATAAATGCACTAAGTAAAGGAAGCACGTTCAAGGAGATTTCCTTAGAGGAGTTAAGGAAAGTAAAAGTACTATGTGCGCCGCTCTCCGAACAAAAAAAAATCGCCCAAATCCTATCCACCTGGGATAAGGCCATCGACACCAGCGAAAAACTGCTCGCCAACAGCCGCCAGCAGAAAAAGATCCTGATGCAGCAACTTCTGACCGGCAAAAAGCGCCTGCGGGATAAGAATGGGGTTCGGTTTAGTGGGGAGTGGCGACCAACTACCATTGGAGAAATTTCTCACTGCTTTTCTGGTGGCACCCCATCTAGAAAAAAGGATGAATACTATGGTGGCTCAATCCCATGGATTACTTCAGGAAAATTAAACGATCGATTCGTAACATCAACAAGTGAGTTCATTACTGAAGCAGGCTTATTGAATTCTTCAGCAAAAACAATCACTAAGAATACAATTTTAGTAGCTATGTACGGAGCGACAGCTGGAAGAGTAGCAATCAATCTTCTAGAGAGTGCCACAATAAACCAAGCTATTCTGGCCATTAACCTAAAGGCAGGTATATCTAACTCATTTTTCTTTCATTTGCTTGAGAGAAAAATGGTTGAAGCCATAAATTTAGTTCAGGGTGGGCAACCGAATCTCAACGCCTCAATTATTAAGAACTTAAGAATCCGTATCCCAATCCTAGAAGAACAAGAAAAAATCGCCGCAACCCTATCCAGCGCCGATCGGGAAATCGAAACCCTGCAACAAAAACTCGACTGCCTAAAGCAGGAGAAAAAAGCTCTGATGCAGCAGCTGCTCACCGGCAAGCGCCGGGTCCAGGTAGAGGAAGTCCAATGA
- a CDS encoding type I restriction-modification system subunit M produces the protein MSSNSAAEQISQDSINKALWNACDTFRGTISADTYKDFILTMLFLKYISDVWQDHYEEYVETYGNEPELIEEMMKSERFVLPPSASFYTLYEHRHEPGNGERIDQALHAIEEANGTKLKDAGKSVFQDISFNTDKLGEEKQKNTILRHLLEDFAKTELNLRPSRVGNLDVIGNGYEYLIKNFAASGGQKAGEFYTPPEVSELIAELLDPRPGDRICDPTCGSASLLMKCGRKVREHHNSKQYELYGQEAIGSTWSLAKMNMFLHGEDNHKIEWGDTIRNPKLLDKNGNLDLFDIVTANPPFSLDKWGHDEAGNDPFGRFHRGVPPKTKGDYAFILHMIETLNPKSGRMGVVVPHGVLFRGAAEGKIRKQLIEENLLDAVIGLPEKLFYGTGIPAAILIFARDKQDDSVMFIDASREFKAGKNQNLLTQDNIDKVVATYRQGADLDKYAYVASHKEIQENDYNLNIPRYVDTFEEEEEIDLLAVRAERQQLKAQLSELEGEMEQYLRELGYGA, from the coding sequence ATGAGCAGCAATAGCGCCGCCGAACAAATCAGCCAGGACAGCATCAACAAGGCCCTGTGGAATGCCTGCGATACCTTTCGCGGCACCATCAGCGCCGACACCTACAAAGACTTTATCCTCACCATGCTGTTCCTCAAATACATCTCCGATGTGTGGCAAGACCACTACGAGGAGTATGTGGAAACCTACGGCAACGAGCCGGAGCTGATCGAGGAGATGATGAAGAGCGAGCGCTTTGTACTGCCGCCCAGTGCCAGCTTCTACACCCTGTACGAGCACCGCCACGAGCCCGGCAATGGCGAGCGTATCGATCAGGCCCTGCACGCCATCGAAGAAGCCAACGGCACCAAGCTCAAGGACGCCGGCAAGAGCGTGTTCCAGGATATCTCCTTCAATACCGATAAGCTGGGCGAGGAGAAGCAGAAGAACACCATCCTGCGCCACCTGCTGGAAGACTTCGCCAAAACCGAGCTGAACCTGCGCCCCAGCCGCGTGGGCAACCTGGATGTGATCGGCAACGGCTACGAATACCTGATCAAAAACTTCGCCGCCAGCGGCGGCCAGAAGGCCGGCGAGTTCTACACCCCGCCGGAGGTATCCGAGCTGATCGCCGAACTGCTCGACCCCCGCCCCGGCGACCGTATCTGCGATCCTACGTGCGGCTCCGCCTCCCTGCTGATGAAGTGCGGGCGCAAGGTGCGGGAACACCACAACAGCAAGCAGTACGAACTCTACGGCCAGGAAGCCATCGGCTCTACCTGGTCCCTGGCCAAGATGAATATGTTCCTGCACGGCGAGGACAACCACAAAATCGAATGGGGCGATACCATTCGCAATCCCAAGTTGCTGGACAAAAACGGCAACCTGGACCTGTTTGATATCGTCACCGCCAACCCGCCCTTCTCCCTGGACAAATGGGGCCACGACGAAGCCGGCAACGACCCCTTCGGCCGCTTTCATCGCGGCGTACCGCCAAAAACCAAGGGGGACTACGCCTTTATCCTGCATATGATCGAAACCCTCAATCCCAAGAGCGGGCGCATGGGCGTGGTGGTGCCCCACGGCGTGCTGTTCCGGGGCGCCGCCGAGGGCAAGATCCGCAAGCAGCTGATCGAGGAAAACCTGCTGGACGCGGTGATCGGCCTGCCGGAAAAACTCTTTTACGGCACCGGCATCCCCGCCGCCATCCTGATCTTCGCCCGCGACAAGCAGGACGACAGCGTGATGTTTATCGACGCCTCGCGGGAATTTAAAGCCGGCAAAAACCAGAACCTGCTCACCCAGGACAATATCGACAAAGTGGTGGCCACCTACCGCCAGGGCGCCGACCTGGACAAATACGCCTATGTGGCCAGCCACAAGGAAATCCAGGAGAACGACTACAACCTAAATATCCCCCGCTATGTGGATACCTTCGAAGAGGAGGAGGAGATCGACCTGCTGGCAGTGCGCGCCGAGCGGCAGCAGCTAAAAGCCCAGTTAAGCGAGCTGGAAGGGGAAATGGAGCAGTATTTGCGGGAGTTGGGTTATGGTGCCTAA